The Rhododendron vialii isolate Sample 1 chromosome 8a, ASM3025357v1 genome has a window encoding:
- the LOC131336052 gene encoding uncharacterized protein LOC131336052, with amino-acid sequence MTDEIIQEYALKGRAPSAFILFNNETIANLKDADTLITNQTKRDIGEQWKNLSNNHRLKYKDLAELAKEELAKHKAVLPPKPRKKKIQNRISLKSIVRIVQKLSPDQRHAVQLIGLGGILELRRTALNHPLCNWLVQKFDPVSRSLTVHGRTFLLTDSHVHECLGINAQGNLIELEGNTSVEFSEVYKNLGITNGVVQVKELREYLEKTEDTF; translated from the exons ATGACAGACGAGATCATTCAGGAGTATGCTTTGAAAGGAAGGGCGCCATCGGCCTTCATTCTATTTAA CAATGAAACCATAGCCAATCTAAAAGATGCCGATACCTTAATAACAAATCAG ACGAAGAGGGACATTGGTGAGCAATGGAAAAACCTGTCGAACAACCACAGGCTAAAGTACAAAGATTTGGCTGAGTTGGCCAAAGAAGAACTCGCCAAGCATAAAGCTGTACTTCCACCAAAACCGAGAAAA AAAAAGATACAGAACCGTATTTCCTTAAAGTCCATCGTTCGAATAGTACAAAAGTTAAGCCCAGATCAACGCCATGCTGTTCAGCTTATTGGGTTGGGTGGAATATTAGAATTGAGGCGTACGGCTCTTAACCATCCGCTATGTAATTGGTTGGTGCAGAAATTTGATCCTGTTTCTCGCTCACTTACTGTTCATGGGCGGACATTCCTTCTCACTGATTCCCATGTTCATGAGTGCTTGGGCATTAATGCACAAGGCAACCTTATTGAGTTGGAGGGAAATACGTCGGTAGAATTTTCAGAAGTTTACAAAAACCTTGGAATAACGAATGGGGTAGTCCAAGTGAAAGAGTTGAGAGAGTACTTGGAGAAAACGGAGGATACATTTTGA